One candidate division WOR-3 bacterium DNA segment encodes these proteins:
- a CDS encoding mechanosensitive ion channel family protein, whose product IRNAAEKYMIFYGALTPIIYTSVKESGVLLTIRYLVEPRQRRKTEQQIWEATLEAFEKEKDIELAYPTTRFYSTNGNDRI is encoded by the coding sequence ATTCGAAACGCGGCGGAAAAGTATATGATTTTTTACGGAGCGCTGACCCCAATAATATATACATCTGTCAAGGAAAGCGGGGTCCTTTTGACTATCCGTTATCTTGTCGAACCTCGTCAGAGAAGAAAGACCGAACAGCAGATATGGGAAGCAACTCTCGAGGCATTTGAAAAGGAAAAAGACATTGAATTGGCTTATCCTACGACGAGATTTTACAGCACAAACGGGAACGACCGCATTTAA